The segment CATCCAGAAGGCTATAGAAAAGCGCTGCGCTTGATGAAACAGGCAGAAAAGTTCAAACGCCCGATTATTTGCTTGATTGATACAAAAGGTGCGTATCCAGGGAAAGCTGCCGAAGAACGCGGCCAAAGCGAAGCGATTGCCCGCAATCTGGTTGAAATGGCGGGGCTTGAGGTCCCCGTTGTGTCAATCGTCATTGGTGAAGGCGGGAGCGGTGGTGCACTGGCCCTTGGCGTCGGCAACCATATTTTGATGCTTGAGAATTCAACGTTCTCTGTTATTTCTCCGGAAGGTGCTGCGTCGATTTTATGGAAAGATTCTGCGCTTGCCCAAACAGCAGCAGAAGCGATGAAAATTACAGCGCCGGATCTGCTGGAGATGAAAATCATCGAGCGAATGATTCCAGAAGTCCGGGGAGGCGCCCATCACGACTATGATAAACAAGCCCGCTTTATCGGCGAAGCGATCAAACAGTCTTTGGATGAACTAAATGAGTTATCCGAACAGCAATTAATTGATCAGCGTTATGATAAATTCAAATCTATTGGGATTTTCAGCGAATAAAGAAACCGCCCAGGCGGTTTCTTTTTTTGTTCGATTCTGCCGTTACAAAATCTTGATGAAAGAATTATGTTCAAGACTGACAGGTGGGAATCCACATGGTATGGTGAAAAGAGTAAATGGAATTGCAGGAGGCGATAGTTATGAAACGAATCGGAGTATTAACAAGCGGTGGAGATTCCCCGGGCATGAATGCGGCTATCCGGGCGGTTGTGCGAAAAGGGATTTTTCACGGAATTGAAGTATCCGGTGTGTATTCTGGTTATCAAGGATTGATTGAAGGCAGAATTAAAAACATGGAAGCCGGAGATGTGGGCGACATTATCCAGCGCGGCGGAACAAAACTTTTCTCCGCACGATGCGAAGAGTTCAAAACTGAAGCAGGCCAGCTAAAAGCGATTGAACAGTTGAAAAAGAATGGTTTGGATGGTCTGGTAGTTATCGGAGGGGACGGTTCTTACCGAGGAGCAATGGCATTGACCAAAAGAGGCTTTCCTTGTGTCGGTGTTCCGGGAACAATTGACAATGACATTCCAGGAACAGATTATACAATCGGTTTTGATACGGCATTAAACACAGTGATTGAAGCGATTGATAAAATCCGTGACACGGCGACAAGCCATGAGCGCACGTTTATAATAGAAGTAATGGGCCGGGATGCTGGAGACTTGGCACTTTGGGCCGGACTTGCAGGCGGAGCGGAAACCATATTGATTCCGGAGGATACGTTTGACCTGGATGATATGATTGACCGTCTGGAAAAAGGGAGGAAGCGCGGCAAGAAGCACAGCATCATCATTGTGGCTGAGGGAGTCATGAACGGCAACGAACTGGCTGCGTTGATAGAAGAACGCGCGAAAATCGAAACACGGGTTTCCGTGTTGGGCCATATTCAACGTGGGGGCTCACCAACGGCGCGTGACCGGGTTTTAGGAAGTCTCTTCGGGGCACGTGCTGTAGAAGTGCTGCTTGAAGGATTAGGCGGCCGCGCTATTGGCATGAGAAATCATCAAGTGGTAGACTATGATATGACCAAAGCGTTTACTGAGAAGCATGACACGGATATGAGTTTATACACCTTGTCCAAAGAACTATCAATTTAAAATGCCAAATGGAGTGAGTATATTGAGAAAAACAAAAATCGTCTGTACTATTGGACCAGCAAGTGAAACACCAGAACTTTTAGAGTCTTTAATCGAAGCCGGCATGAACGTTGCCCGTTTGAATTTTTCGCACGGCAACCATGAAGAGCATGCGGCGCGCATTCAGCGCATCCGCGAAGCGTCTGAAAAAACCGGTAAGATTATCGGGATTCTTCTGGATACAAAAGGCCCTGAAATTCGGACACATAATATGGAGAATAGTGGTATTGAATTGGCTACTGGACAATCGATTGCGATTTCAATGACTGAAGTATTGGGAACAAATGAAAAGTTTTCAATTACTTATGACCATTTGATTGAAGATGTAAGTGAAGGTTCTATCATTTTGCTCGACGATGGTTTGATTGAATTGCGTGTCACCAGCATTGATAAAGAGAATGGCTTAATTCACACAACCGTTGAAAATGCAGGAACGCTGAAGAGCAAAAAAGGCGTGAACGTGCCAGGCGTTTCAGTGCAATTGCCAGGCATCACAGAAAAAGATGCACAGGATATTCTATTTGGTATTGAACAGGGTGTTGACTTTATCGCCGCTTCTTTTGTCAGAAGATCTTCTGACGTTATGGAAATCCGTGAGTTGCTGGAGAATAATAATGGCTCCCACATCCACATCATTCCAAAAATCGAGAACCAGGAAGGTGTCGATAATATTGACGAAATCCTTATGGTTTCAGATGGTTTAATGGTAGCGCGCGGTGACTTAGGGGTGGAAATCCCAGCGGAAGTAGTGCCTATTGTCCAAAAATCTTTGATCGAAAAATGCAATAGTGCCGGCAAACCGGTTATTACCGCTACCCAAATGCTGGACTCCATGCAGCGCAATCCACGCCCGACTCGCGCCGAAGCAAGCGACGTTGCCAATGCGATCTTTGATGGCACGGATGCCATTATGTTGTCCGGAGAAACGGCAGCCGGTCTTTACCCAGTAGAGTCGGTCGAAACGATGCACCGCATTGCGATGACCACTGAAGATGCATTGAATTATAAGCAAATTGTATCGACGCGCAGAAAAGAAAAAGAGTCGAATATGACAGAAGCAATTGGCCAAGCTGTCGCTTACACAGCTTTGAATTTGAAAGTGAAAGCGATTATTGCTCCTACCGAAAGCGGACATACAGCAAGAATGATTTCCAAATATCGTCCAGGCGCCATGATTATTGCAGTTACTTCTTCTGATATTCCATCGAGAAACTTGACGCTAGTATGGGGAGTCCAGCCGATTGTTGGAACAAAAGTGGAATCTACGGATGAATTGCTTGAAAATGCGGTTGATGAAAGCTTGAAGCATCATTATGTAAAACATGGTGATTTAGTTGTCATTACTGCAGGTGTTCCAGTCGGACAAGCAGGAACAACCAATCTTATGAAAGTCCATATAATTGGCGACAGTATTGCCAAAGGCCAAGGAATTGGTAAATCAGTTGCGTACGGAAACACGCTCGTTATCAGAAATGCCGAAGAAGCTGCCGGTATTGATACGGAAGGCAAAATCATTGTGACAATCGGCACTGACCGGGACATGATGCCAGCTATCCAGAATTGCGCCGGGATCATTACAGAAGAAGGCGGCTTAACAAGCCATGCAGCTGTAGTGGGCTTAAGCCTTGGCATTCCGGTAATTGTCGGCGTGACAAATGCGACGTCGTTCATCCAAAATAACTACGATATTACAAT is part of the Planococcus shenhongbingii genome and harbors:
- the accA gene encoding acetyl-CoA carboxylase carboxyl transferase subunit alpha, with amino-acid sequence MPKNTAAPKTLAFEEPLIQLRQKIDELKEYTKTAEVDLSSEIQSLEERLSKLENDIYENMKPWDRVQVARHPERPTTLDYIPILFEDFIELHGDRLYGDDEAIVGGIASFNGQPVTVIGHQRGKSTKENIRRNFGMPHPEGYRKALRLMKQAEKFKRPIICLIDTKGAYPGKAAEERGQSEAIARNLVEMAGLEVPVVSIVIGEGGSGGALALGVGNHILMLENSTFSVISPEGAASILWKDSALAQTAAEAMKITAPDLLEMKIIERMIPEVRGGAHHDYDKQARFIGEAIKQSLDELNELSEQQLIDQRYDKFKSIGIFSE
- the pfkA gene encoding 6-phosphofructokinase encodes the protein MKRIGVLTSGGDSPGMNAAIRAVVRKGIFHGIEVSGVYSGYQGLIEGRIKNMEAGDVGDIIQRGGTKLFSARCEEFKTEAGQLKAIEQLKKNGLDGLVVIGGDGSYRGAMALTKRGFPCVGVPGTIDNDIPGTDYTIGFDTALNTVIEAIDKIRDTATSHERTFIIEVMGRDAGDLALWAGLAGGAETILIPEDTFDLDDMIDRLEKGRKRGKKHSIIIVAEGVMNGNELAALIEERAKIETRVSVLGHIQRGGSPTARDRVLGSLFGARAVEVLLEGLGGRAIGMRNHQVVDYDMTKAFTEKHDTDMSLYTLSKELSI
- the pyk gene encoding pyruvate kinase, producing MRKTKIVCTIGPASETPELLESLIEAGMNVARLNFSHGNHEEHAARIQRIREASEKTGKIIGILLDTKGPEIRTHNMENSGIELATGQSIAISMTEVLGTNEKFSITYDHLIEDVSEGSIILLDDGLIELRVTSIDKENGLIHTTVENAGTLKSKKGVNVPGVSVQLPGITEKDAQDILFGIEQGVDFIAASFVRRSSDVMEIRELLENNNGSHIHIIPKIENQEGVDNIDEILMVSDGLMVARGDLGVEIPAEVVPIVQKSLIEKCNSAGKPVITATQMLDSMQRNPRPTRAEASDVANAIFDGTDAIMLSGETAAGLYPVESVETMHRIAMTTEDALNYKQIVSTRRKEKESNMTEAIGQAVAYTALNLKVKAIIAPTESGHTARMISKYRPGAMIIAVTSSDIPSRNLTLVWGVQPIVGTKVESTDELLENAVDESLKHHYVKHGDLVVITAGVPVGQAGTTNLMKVHIIGDSIAKGQGIGKSVAYGNTLVIRNAEEAAGIDTEGKIIVTIGTDRDMMPAIQNCAGIITEEGGLTSHAAVVGLSLGIPVIVGVTNATSFIQNNYDITIDAETGIIYHGHASVL